The Mycobacterium seoulense genomic interval CCGAACACCTGACCGATGTGCTTGATCGCCTGAACCGCGGCCGCGTCTTTCGGGCTCAACGACACCGAGTGCGCTTTTCCGACCACTTCCAGCTGCGGGACGGCGAGATTGAGGACCGCGGTGAGCCCCAGCCATAACAGCACGATCGGCACCGCGAAGCGGGTGATCATCCGCGGCAGAAACGGCGCTTTGCCAGCCGGTCCGGCCCCTGGTCCGGTCTTCACCCTGCCGCGGCTCCTTTAAAGGGTTCGGCTGAGAGCGCCCATCGCGGCGAACGTACACCTCCGAAGGCGGGGCGCGACTTGTATTTCAGTTAATCGTTATGTTTGCCGGCGCTCGCCGGGAGCGACTACACCTCGCGGAGCACGGTGCGCAGGATGGATTCGATGGTGTCGAACTCGGCCTGACCGCTGATCAGCGGCGGCGCCACCTGGACGACGGGATCGCCGCGGTCGTCGGCGCGGCAGTACAGGCCCGCCTCGAACAGGGCGGGCGACACGTAGCCGTGCAGCACCCGTTCGCACTCCTGCGCGCTGAACGTTTCCTTGGTGGCCTTGTCCTTGACCAGCTCGATGCCGTAGAAGTAGCCCTCGCCTCGGACGTCGCCGACGACGGGCAGGTCATACAGCTTCTCCAGCGTCGCGCGGAAGGCGGACGCGTTCTGCTTGACCCGGTCGTTGAGGCCCTCGCGCTCGAAGATGTCGAGGTTGGCAAGCGCCACGGCCGTCGAAACCGGGTGTCCGCCAAAGGTATAGCCGTGCGGGAAAACGGTGGCGCCGTCGTTGAACGGTTCGAACAATCGCTCGCTGGCGATCATCGCGCCCAGCGGCGAGTAGCCCGACGTCAGGCCCTTGGCGCAGGTGATCATGTCGGGCACGTAGCCGAAGTCGTCGCAGGCGAACATCGACCCGATCCGGCCGAAGGCGCAGATCACCTCGTCGGAGACCAGCAGCACGTCGTATTCGTCGCAGATCTGGCGCACCCGTTCGAAATACCCCGGGGGAGGGGGAATGGCGCCGCCCGCGTTCTGCACCGGTTCCAGGAAGACCGCGGCGACGGTCGCCGGGCCCTCGAACTCGATCGCCTCGGCGATCCGGTCGGCGGCCCATTGCCCGAAGGCCTTGGGGTCGTTGGCAAACGGTTCGGGCGCGCGGTAGAAGTTCGTGTTGGGCACCCGGAAGCCGCCCGGCGTCACCGGCTCGAACGGCGCCTTGTACGCCGGCAGGCCGGTGATGGCCAGGGCGCCCTGGGTGGTGCCGTGGTAGGCGATCGAGCGCGAAATCACCTTGTGCTTACCGGGTTTGCCGGTCAGCTTGAAATACTGCTTGGCCAGTTTCCACGCGGTCTCGACCGCCTCGGTCCCGCCGGTGGTGAAGAACACCCGGTTGAGGTCGCCGGGGGCGTAGCGCGCGAGGCGCCCGGCGAGCTCGATCGCGGTCGGGTGGGCGTATCCCCACAGCGGGAAGTACGCCAGCGTGCTCGCCTGCCGCGCGGCGACCTCGGCGAGTTCGGTGCGGCCGTGGCCCACCTGAACGGTGAACAGCCCGGACAGCGCGTCGAGGTAGCTCTTGCCGCGGTCGTCGTAGATGGTGACGCCGTCGCCGCGGACGATGATCGGCGGTGTGATGCCGGCGCCGTGCCGGGCGAAGTGCAGCCACAGGTGTTCTGTCATCTCGACGGTGAGCGTAACCCCCGCCCGGCTAGGCTCGGGATATGACCGGGACCGAACAGGTCTCACAATTCGAAGCCCTGCGGCCGCACCTCATGGCGGTCGCCTACCGGCTCACGGGCACGGTGGCCGACGCCGAGGACCTCGTCCAGGAAGCCTGGCTGCGGTGGGACGGCCAAGAGGCCGAGATCACCGACCTGCGGGCCTGGCTCACCACCGTGGTGAGCCGGCTGGCCCTGGACAAGTTGCGTTCGGCCGCGCACCGGCGCGAGACCTACACCGGCAACTGGCTGCCGGAGCCGGTGGTGACCGGCCTCGACCGCGCGGATCCGCTGTCGGCCGTGGTGGCCCGCGAGGACGCCCGGTTCGCGGCGATGGTGGTGCTGGAGCGCCTGTCGCCGGATCAGCGGGTCGCCTTCGTGCTGCATGACGGGTTCGCGGTGCCCTTCGCCGAAGTCGCCGCCGTGCTGGGCACCAGCGAGGCCGCGGCCCGCCAGCTGGCGTCGCGGGCCCGCAAGGCGGTCGCGGCGGAACCCCCGCCCAAGCCCGACCCGTCGCACGACGAGGTGGTGGGGCTGCTGATGGCCGCGATGGCCGCCGGCGACCTGGATACCGTGGTCTCGCTGCTGCATCCCGACGTCACCTTCAGCGGCGATTCGAATGGCAAGGCGCCCACGGCCGTTCAGATCATCCACGGCCCGGACAAGGTGGTGCGGTTCATGCTGGGCCTTGCGCAACGCTACGGGCCGGCGATGTTCACCTCGTATCAACTGGGGCTGGTCAACGGCGAACTGGGCATCTACACGGCCGGCTGTCCGGCTTCCGAGGGATACCGGGAGATGTTGCCGCGGATCACCGCGCTCACGGTGCGCGACGGAAAGGTTTGTGCCCTATGGGATATCGCCAACCCGGACAAGTTCACCGGCTCTCCGCTGCGGTCGATAAGGCCGCCAACCGGATAGCGACCAGCGGCTGGACGGTCTTGTTCCGGCAAGGGGTTTGGCCACCTCGGAGCCCGGATCCAGCAGAGCGCGACACGAGTGCTCGACGAGCGCGCGCACGCTGTCGATGACGGGTTTGCCCGCGATCTCGGCGTCGAGGACGCCGGAGAGCTCGGCGCAGTCGAGGAGCAGCGCGTCCACGTCGTCGGCGAGCCCGGTGATGGCCCGGAGGACTTCTCCCGGGATGGGGACGGGAATCCGTGACCGTCGCAGCGACTCGATGAACCGGTCGATGATCTCCTGATCGCGTGGGGCCGGTGCCACGACGGCGACCCCTACCTGGCCCAGACCGCGTTCGTACGCCGCCGTGGACACCATGATGCTCGACGCGAGAAGGCGAACCCGGCGGACGTTGAGCCGTTGCAGCGTCCGAGCCGTCGCCTCGACCATTCCGATGCATGCCGGTGCGCCCGCCGCGGGGTCGATCGTGGTGGCGTTGCATGCGACGGCGATGACGTCGGCACCGCCTCCGGCGAGCGATCGAGATGTCCGGGTCACCAGCTGCGGCAACCCCTCCGGGCGCCCGGGCCGGGACAAGCCGGTCGAGGCCGGTCTACCGAGGTGCCGCTGCACGGTGATGGTGTGCACCGTCACGTCCGGACTGGAACCACCCGTCAGCGCCCGATGGTGCTCGCACAGCATCGCGTAGAACCGGGCGGTGGCCTGGGGGCCCAGCCCGTCCACGACACCCAGCCGCCGTTGCCGCGCCCGCCGATCCGGCGCTGGGCTAATCAGTTGGTCCATGTCGGTTCTCCCGGTCAGGTCGCGTCCGCTTTCGGGCACACGACGACTATCCCCTTCGGGCCGGGCGATGTCTTTCCGCCGTTCGGCTCCCGCGGCGGGGGATTTGCCCTTCCCCGTATCGGACGATCTGGGCGTCCGACGATCGGGGGACGCTATCCGGCGCCGACTTCGTCGGCCCACGGAACGCGACAGGCGTCACCGGAGTTGAAGCCCTGTTCGGTGATGCCCAGCGCGGTGTTCATCCGGGCCCGCATGTTCTCCACGCCGATCTGATAGCTCAGCTCGATCACGCCGGCATCACCGAACCGGGTCCGCAGGTCGGCGACCTGTTCGTCGGTGACGGTGTGCGGATCGGTCGTCATCGCGTCGGCGTAGCGGATCGCGGCGCGCTCGTCATCGGTGAAAAGCGGTGAGCTGGCGTAGTTGTCGATGTCTTTGAGCCGCTCGATGTCGAGGCCGTCGAGACGCTGCAGCATGGTCCCGAAGTCGACGCACCACGAACAGCCGATGCTGCGCGCGGTCCACAACACCGCCAGCTCACGCACGCTGGCCGGCAGGACCTTCGACGCCCGGTCGAGCATCGTCTCGTGCACCGCGCCGGCGACCAGCAGCTTGCGGTGGTGGGCGGTCACGGTGAAGGGTTCGGGGACCTGGCCGTAGCGGCGCTTGGCGATCCGATACATCGCGCGGGTCAGCAGCCCGGCGCGCTCGGGGGGCAGGGGCTCGATGCGGGTTTTTGATGTCATACCCGTCAGACGGGATGGGCCGCGAAAGTGTGACGGGGTTTTCCGCCCAATGGGCGACTGCCGAACTTGATATCGCCGGCGCTATCAAATTCGCCAGGCGTCCCACGCAGAGGCGGCAATCTGCTTCGACGGCCGCGCGGGAGTCGTACCATGCCGCTAGCCACTCGGCGTCGATGACCAGTGGTCAGCAGGGGAGCCAACGATGACCGCGCTGTTCAGCCCATGGTGGCGCGCCGATCAGTATGACTGGCTCTCCGGTTACCTCGCGTCGCGACGCCTCAGCGGAGCCACCCGGGCGGTGATGGCCTCGATCGCCGCGTCGATGGTGTTGTGCCTTCTCGCGCTGCTGGCCGGTTCGGACGGTCCCCGCGGGCAGCTCCCGGTGGCGATGATGTGGCTTGCCGTCGCCGGCGGGGTCGCCGGAGTGTTGTTGTGGATATGGCGCTGGCCCACACGCCGGCAGTCCGTCGTCTTCGCCGTCACGTGCAACACCGCAGTGGCCCTGGCGTGTCTGGCGCACCCGAACCCGCTGGCCGCCCTGATCGGGTGCATCGCTTTTGCGACGTTCGGCGCCTACATGGCGTTCTTCCACACGACGGGATTGGTGCTGTACAACTTCGCGGTGGCCGCCGCGGTCGGCTCATGGGAGGCCTTGTCGCTGGCGCGATCCGGGCACCCCAACCTCGCCGGCGTGGATTTGTGGCTGGTGATCGAGGTCAATATCGCCCTGCCGTTGGCGATCCGGGTCCTGGTGCGCGCCCTGTCGGGCGACCTGCTGACTGCGGACCGCGATCCGTTGACGGGCCTGCTCAACCGGCGCGCATTTCAGCACGAGGCGCTGGGGATGATCCTGGCGCGCCGCGGCATCGACTCCCACCTCGTGGTCATGCTGATCGACCTCGACAGGTTCAAGGCCCTCAACGACAGGTGCGGCCACGCCGCCGGTGACCATGCGCTGGTCCAGGTTGCCCAGGCGCTGTTGGCTGCCGCCGACGGCCAGGCGGTGGTGGCGCGAAGCGGCGGCGAGGAATTCCTGTTGGCCGGCACTTCGGCGGCCTGCAACGCCGAGTCGTTGGCCGCGCGGATGTGCCGGGCCATCGCGGCCTCGACCGCGGGCGTCACCGCCAGCATCGGCACGGCCTGCGCCCGCCTCGACGACACCGCTGTCGAACCGCAAGCTCTTCTGGGCGAGTTGATCACCGCCGCCGACGCGGCGATGTATCAGGCTAAACGGTTGGGGGGCAACCGAAGTAGTCATCACGAACTCTGTTGACCCGCTGGTCAGCGCGTGAACATCAGCGCGCGCTTGACCTCCTGGATGGCCTTGGTGATCTGGATGCCGCGCGGGCAGCACTCGGTGCAGTTGAAGGTGGTGCGGCACCGCCACACGCCGTCCACCTCGTTGAGGATGTCAAGGCGTTCGGCGGCGGCCTCGTCGCGGCTGTCGAAGATGAACCGGTGCGCGTTGACGATCGCCGCGGGGCCGTAGTAGCTGCCCTCGTGCCAGAACACCGGGCAGCTGGTGGTGCAGGCCGCGCACAGGATGCATTTGGTGGTGTCGTCGTAGCGGGCGCGGTCGGTGGGGCTCTGAATGCGTTCCCGCGTAGGCGGATTCCCGCTGGTGACCAGGTACGGCTTGACCGCGCGGTAGGCGTCGAAGAACGGCTCCATGTTGACGACCAGGTCCTTCTCCACCGGCAGGCCGCGGATCGGTTCGACCGTGACGGTGAGTTGCTTGCCCTTCTTCTCGGGCAGCAGGTCGCGCATCAGCACCTTGCAGGCCAGCCGGTTGACGCCGTTGATGCGCATGGCGTCCGAACCGCACACCCCGTGGGCGCAGGACCGCCGGAAGGTCAGCGTCCCGTCCAGGTAGCTCTTGATGTAGATCAGCAGGTTGAGCAGCCGGTCGCTGGGCAGGCATGGCACCCGAAAGCTTTGCCAGCCACCGGTCTTCGCGAAGGCGTCGGGATCGTCGGGGTTGAACCGGGCGATCTTGACCGTCACCATCACCGCCCCCTCGGGGATGGGCGGCAAGGGCGGCTCCGGTCCGCGGTCCACCTCGACGTCGGCACTCTCGGACATCAGTACTTCCGCTCCTTCGGCTCGTAGCGGGTCTGCACGACGGGCTTGAAGTCCAGTGCGATGTCGCTCAGCAGAGCGGTGCCCTGTTTGTACGCCATGGTGTGGCGCATGTAGTTGACGTCGTCGCGGTTCGGGTAGTCCTCCCGCGCATGGCCGCCGCGCGACTCCTTGCGGTTCAGCGCGCCCACCACGGTGACCTCGGCCAGCTCCAGCAGGAAGCCCAGCTCGATGGCCTCCAGCAGGTCGCTGTTGAAGCGTTTCCCCTTGTCGTGCACGGTGATTCGGGAGTACCGCTCCTTGAGCGCGTGGATGTCGGTCAGCGCCTGCTTCAGCGTCTCCTCGGTGCGAAACACCGCGGCGTTGTTGTCCATCGACTGCTGCAGCGCACCGCGGATGTCGGCCACCCGCTCGTTGCCGTGCTCGTTCAGGATGTCGGCCACCCAGCCGACGACCATCGCCTCGGGATTCGGTGGCATCGCGACGAAGTCGTGCCCCCGCGCGTAGTTAACGGCGGCGATGCCGGCGCGGCGGCCGAAGACGTTGATGTCCAACAGCGAGTTGGTGCCCAGCCGGTTGGCGCCGTGCACCGACACGCACGCGCATTCGCCCGCCGCGTACAGGCCCGGCACCGTGGAGGTGTTGTCCCGCAACACCTGTCCGGTGACGGTGGTCGGGATGCCGCCCATCACGTAGTGACACGTCGGGTACACCGGGACCAGTTCGTGCACCGGGTCCACGCCCAGGTAGGTGCGGGCGAACTCGGTGATGTCGGGCAACTTGGCCTCGAGCACGTCCTCGCCGAGGTGGCGGACGTCGATGTAGACGTAATCCTTGTGCGGGCCGGCGCCGCGGCCCTCGAGCACCTCCAGCACCATCGAGCGGGCGACGATGTCGCGCGGCGCCAGGTCCACGATCGTCGGCGCGTAGCGCTCCATGAACCGCTCGCCTTCGCCGTTGAGCAGCCGGCCGCCCTCGCCGCGCACCGCCTCGGAGATCAAGATGCCCAACCCCGCCAGACCGGTCGGGTGGAACTGGTGAAACTCCATGTCCTCCAACGGAAGTCCCTTGCGGAACACGATCCCGATGCCGTCGCCGGTGAGCGTGTGCGCGTTGGAGGTGGTCTTGTACATCCGGCCCGAACCGCCGGTGGCGATCACCACGGCCTTGGCGTGGAAGACGTGGATCTCGCCGGTGGCCAGCTCGTAGGCCACCACGCCGGTGGCCACCGGCCCGCTCGGCGTCTCGGTGAGGACCAGGTCCAGCGCGTAGAACTCGTTGAAGAACTGCACGTCGTGCTTGACGCAGTTCTGGTAGAGGGTCTGCAGGATCATGTGGCCGGTGCGGTCGGCCGCGTAGCACGCCCGGCGCACCGGGGCCTTACCGTGTTCGCGGGTGTGCCCGCCGAACCGGCGCTGGTCGATGCGGCCCTCGGGGGTGCGGTTGAACGGCATCCCCATCTTTTCCAGGTCGAGCACCGCGTCGATGGCTTCCTTGCACATGATCTCCACCGCGTCCTGGTCGGCGAGGTAGTCGCCGCCCTTGACGGTGTCGAAGGTGTGCCATTCCCAGTTGTCGTCCTCGACGTTGGCCAGGGCCGCGCACATGCCGCCCTGCGCGGCGCCGGTGTGGCTGCGGGTGGGGTAGAGCTTGGTCAACACCGCGGTGCGCACCCGCGGACCGGCCTCCACCGCCGCGCGCATGCCGGCACCGCCGGCCCCGACGATCACGACGTCGTATCGGTGTTGCTGGATCACCTCAGCCTCCGATATTCGGGTCGAATGTCACCAGCACGTAGGTGCCGAGCACCAGCGTGAACCCCATCGACAACAGCAGCAGGCTGTTGAGCCAGAACCGGGTGCTGTCCTTGCGGCTGTAGTCGTCGATGATGGTGCGCAGGCCGTTGCCGCCGTGCAGCTGCGCCAGCCACAACAGCGCCAAATCCCAGAACTGCCAGAACGGCGAGGCCCAGCGCTGCGCCACATAGTTGAAGTCG includes:
- the sdhA gene encoding succinate dehydrogenase flavoprotein subunit — translated: MIQQHRYDVVIVGAGGAGMRAAVEAGPRVRTAVLTKLYPTRSHTGAAQGGMCAALANVEDDNWEWHTFDTVKGGDYLADQDAVEIMCKEAIDAVLDLEKMGMPFNRTPEGRIDQRRFGGHTREHGKAPVRRACYAADRTGHMILQTLYQNCVKHDVQFFNEFYALDLVLTETPSGPVATGVVAYELATGEIHVFHAKAVVIATGGSGRMYKTTSNAHTLTGDGIGIVFRKGLPLEDMEFHQFHPTGLAGLGILISEAVRGEGGRLLNGEGERFMERYAPTIVDLAPRDIVARSMVLEVLEGRGAGPHKDYVYIDVRHLGEDVLEAKLPDITEFARTYLGVDPVHELVPVYPTCHYVMGGIPTTVTGQVLRDNTSTVPGLYAAGECACVSVHGANRLGTNSLLDINVFGRRAGIAAVNYARGHDFVAMPPNPEAMVVGWVADILNEHGNERVADIRGALQQSMDNNAAVFRTEETLKQALTDIHALKERYSRITVHDKGKRFNSDLLEAIELGFLLELAEVTVVGALNRKESRGGHAREDYPNRDDVNYMRHTMAYKQGTALLSDIALDFKPVVQTRYEPKERKY
- a CDS encoding succinate dehydrogenase hydrophobic membrane anchor subunit, which encodes MSSPDLQLGRGQVAPVRQRSHDRPASLDNPRSPRRRAGIPNFEKFAWLFMRFSGVALIVLAVGHLFIMLMWDDGVYRIDFNYVAQRWASPFWQFWDLALLWLAQLHGGNGLRTIIDDYSRKDSTRFWLNSLLLLSMGFTLVLGTYVLVTFDPNIGG
- a CDS encoding aspartate aminotransferase family protein — protein: MTEHLWLHFARHGAGITPPIIVRGDGVTIYDDRGKSYLDALSGLFTVQVGHGRTELAEVAARQASTLAYFPLWGYAHPTAIELAGRLARYAPGDLNRVFFTTGGTEAVETAWKLAKQYFKLTGKPGKHKVISRSIAYHGTTQGALAITGLPAYKAPFEPVTPGGFRVPNTNFYRAPEPFANDPKAFGQWAADRIAEAIEFEGPATVAAVFLEPVQNAGGAIPPPPGYFERVRQICDEYDVLLVSDEVICAFGRIGSMFACDDFGYVPDMITCAKGLTSGYSPLGAMIASERLFEPFNDGATVFPHGYTFGGHPVSTAVALANLDIFEREGLNDRVKQNASAFRATLEKLYDLPVVGDVRGEGYFYGIELVKDKATKETFSAQECERVLHGYVSPALFEAGLYCRADDRGDPVVQVAPPLISGQAEFDTIESILRTVLREV
- a CDS encoding aspartate/glutamate racemase family protein, which codes for MDQLISPAPDRRARQRRLGVVDGLGPQATARFYAMLCEHHRALTGGSSPDVTVHTITVQRHLGRPASTGLSRPGRPEGLPQLVTRTSRSLAGGGADVIAVACNATTIDPAAGAPACIGMVEATARTLQRLNVRRVRLLASSIMVSTAAYERGLGQVGVAVVAPAPRDQEIIDRFIESLRRSRIPVPIPGEVLRAITGLADDVDALLLDCAELSGVLDAEIAGKPVIDSVRALVEHSCRALLDPGSEVAKPLAGTRPSSRWSLSGWRPYRPQRRAGELVRVGDIP
- a CDS encoding succinate dehydrogenase iron-sulfur subunit, with the protein product MSESADVEVDRGPEPPLPPIPEGAVMVTVKIARFNPDDPDAFAKTGGWQSFRVPCLPSDRLLNLLIYIKSYLDGTLTFRRSCAHGVCGSDAMRINGVNRLACKVLMRDLLPEKKGKQLTVTVEPIRGLPVEKDLVVNMEPFFDAYRAVKPYLVTSGNPPTRERIQSPTDRARYDDTTKCILCAACTTSCPVFWHEGSYYGPAAIVNAHRFIFDSRDEAAAERLDILNEVDGVWRCRTTFNCTECCPRGIQITKAIQEVKRALMFTR
- a CDS encoding sigma-70 family RNA polymerase sigma factor; amino-acid sequence: MTGTEQVSQFEALRPHLMAVAYRLTGTVADAEDLVQEAWLRWDGQEAEITDLRAWLTTVVSRLALDKLRSAAHRRETYTGNWLPEPVVTGLDRADPLSAVVAREDARFAAMVVLERLSPDQRVAFVLHDGFAVPFAEVAAVLGTSEAAARQLASRARKAVAAEPPPKPDPSHDEVVGLLMAAMAAGDLDTVVSLLHPDVTFSGDSNGKAPTAVQIIHGPDKVVRFMLGLAQRYGPAMFTSYQLGLVNGELGIYTAGCPASEGYREMLPRITALTVRDGKVCALWDIANPDKFTGSPLRSIRPPTG
- a CDS encoding GGDEF domain-containing protein; amino-acid sequence: MTALFSPWWRADQYDWLSGYLASRRLSGATRAVMASIAASMVLCLLALLAGSDGPRGQLPVAMMWLAVAGGVAGVLLWIWRWPTRRQSVVFAVTCNTAVALACLAHPNPLAALIGCIAFATFGAYMAFFHTTGLVLYNFAVAAAVGSWEALSLARSGHPNLAGVDLWLVIEVNIALPLAIRVLVRALSGDLLTADRDPLTGLLNRRAFQHEALGMILARRGIDSHLVVMLIDLDRFKALNDRCGHAAGDHALVQVAQALLAAADGQAVVARSGGEEFLLAGTSAACNAESLAARMCRAIAASTAGVTASIGTACARLDDTAVEPQALLGELITAADAAMYQAKRLGGNRSSHHELC